One part of the Sarcophilus harrisii chromosome 5, mSarHar1.11, whole genome shotgun sequence genome encodes these proteins:
- the LOC100916403 gene encoding trypsin-like — translation MKSLMILVFVGLAVAFSSDDGDDDKIVGGYTCEKNSLPYQVSLNVGYHICGGSLINKEWVLSAAHCYHYQRFQVRLGENNLQVIEGSEQLILAAKVILHPGFNRETNDNDIMLIKLKTPAILNRKVAPISLPRSCASTGTRCLISGWGDTKSHYVDYPKLLRCLHVPLLSDAECQASYPSRITENMVCAGFLGGGKDSCQGDSGGPLVCNGELQGIISWGFGCAIKNYPGVYTKVCNYVDWIEEMIVANS, via the exons ATGAAGTCCCTAATGATTCTGGTCTTCGTGGGTTTAGCTG TTGCTTTTTCCTCTGATGATGGAGACGATGATAAGATTGTTGGAGGTTACACTTGTGAGAAGAACTCTCTTCCCTACCAGGTGTCCCTAAATGTGGGCTACCATATCTGTGGTGGCTCCCTCATTAATAAAGAATGGGTACTGTCTGCTGCTCACTGTTACCACTA CCAGCGTTTTCAAGTGAGACTGGGAGAGAACAACCTCCAAGTTATTGAAGGAAGTGAACAGCTTATCCTTGCAGCAAAGGTCATCCTGCATCCAGGCTTCAACAGGGAGACCAACGACAATGACATCATGCTGATTAAGCTGAAAACACCTGCCATTCTCAACAGAAAAGTTGCCCCCATCTCCTTGCCTCGCTCCTGTGCCTCCACAGGCACAAGGTGTCTCATCTCTGGTTGGGGCGACACCAAGAGCCACTATG TTGATTATCCCAAGTTGCTACGGTGTTTGCACGTTCCCCTTCTGTCTGATGCTGAGTGCCAGGCCTCCTACCCTAGTCGAATCACAGAAAACATGGTCTGTGCTGGTTTCCTAGGAGGAGGCAAAGATTCCTGCCAG GGAGACTCAGGGGGCCCTCTGGTCTGTAATGGAGAACTTCAGGGTATTATCTCCTGGGGCTTTGGCTGTGCTATAAAGAATTACCCTGGAGTATATACTAAGGTATGCAATTATGTGGATTGGATTGAGGAGATGATTGTTGCCAACAGCTGA